TTGCTTGATTTTTCGAAGGTCGTTTCACACAATGTTTACTTTTGTTTTGTTTGCGAAAGTTGTTTACATAAAAACAAGTTCGAGCTCCATACTAAGTGGATATGGATAACAACCAAGACCCAATCACCTCGTGGTCAACTGCTTACTCAACTATCTAAGACCGTCTTGCAAAATGTAGAGTTTTCTTTAGTTTGCCAGAGTTGTTTCCATAAAAACTAGTTATAGCTCAAAACTAAGTGGATAACAACCAAGATCCAATCATATCGCAGTCAAATGGTTACTCAAAAATCCTAAATCTTTGGAGCAAGGCACAACATATACCTCTTAGATACACGAGTTGTTAAAACAATCTGAGGAGTATAAAAAACAAGTTAGAATACTCTCTACTCAGAATAATACTCTCTTCGAGTTATATTATCTTTGGCTTTATCCTTTTGTATTCGTCATATTTATTGTCAATATTAAAGTCCAGTTCCAGCAAACTATCTTAGGACTCTACTCACATACACTCTCTCACACTCGCACCGAATTCATAAACCTAACTTTTATTCTATTAAATTGTTGATTGCGGGTTCTAATCCCACACTAGGGTTCCACAAGTTTGATCTTTTGTTGTTTAGACTATGACAGATGGCGGCGCAATTACGGGAGATGGTAAGGAGGCAAACAGTACAAGTTTTATACTCTGGGAGTAGTGTTATTGTTTCAGATAGGCATAAGGATTATGAGCTGACTTGCAAGCCTCTTGCAGTTACCGGCAAACAGAAGATGAAAGTATTGGTAGAAAAGGAGTTGATAACCTAGGTACTTGTTCTGCAATTCTGAATACATAATCGTTTTAGCTTATGTTTAAATTGTCTGCACAACATATATTTTTCAGACCATAGACATTTTAAGATCAGAATACGGGTGTTCAAAACTGTTTGAACTGATGGTTTTAAAGCTAGCTGCATATGAGCAGTTTGATTAATGGACTTGGAAATATGTTTCTGGAAACAAACCAATTATACAGCAATTCAAATGAGAAATAGGGCTAAGTTGTTATGGTGGATAAAGAGATAAGACTAGCCAAATAAAGATGAGGGTAGTAAGAGTTTCTTACTACAGGCTACTCTCTATAATAGAACATTTAAGGTCGTGCTCTTTTGTTGCTACATGCAGGGCACTTGTACTGTTTGATATGTTCAGCTCTAGCTGGAGTTATCTTCACACACTTCCCATGGAACCATACCTCACAAACGTCACAGCAGATCCAGAAATCATCAGTACCAGTACCATCACCGTCTCCACAAGCACCACAAAGGGTTTCCCCGTGTTCATCCTCATCCTCTTCCTCTGATCCATCTTCCTCATTGTTTGCCTGCATTGCCTTTGAGTTTTTGCCATCTGAAGATATCTGCATTTCGAGACAAAAAATATATATTAACCTACATCTGAAAACCTAAGAAGAAACTCAAAACTAATCCAACCAACAAGGTAAAACTTTGAGTTGAGTTTCATTAAGCATTGTTGTCTTTATCCACTCTACGAGAAGCTTACATGGTATGGTCTATAGAGACTTCCAAGAGAACGATCATGAATTAACTAAGATCCCCCTCCCCGACCAAAAAAAAGGTAGTAATGGACTGAGTGCTATTTGGTGCTCAACTTTGCCAATCTTAGTTTCCCAGAACAAGGAAAAGGAATAAAAAAAGGTAATAGTCTTTACCACTTTCGAATCAGACTTGGATAGATTGCCATTTCGATTTGCAGCAGAGGACTTTTCCTTTGTTTGCTTTTTCATATTTCCAGTGACTACTTCAAATATGGTAGGAACCCCATTGATCATATCAAACAAGCGTTTCCTAAATTAGACAAGTCAAACAAGTTAGCAATATAAAACATGTGTTTAAAATCATGAAACCATCTACCTATCAGCTTTGTCGAAAGCGAATCTGGACCCGAAGTAAAAAGAGACTGAGAGCAACCAAGTGTCGCTGTGGATAGCAACAAGAGAAAGCCATTCCTTCTCAGAAAGTCCATCTCTTGCAAAGTTAATGCCTAGAGCTGGCTCTGGAAGCTCTGGAGGCACTTCTTCAGCTGGTAAGTTAACTTCCCATTGTTCGTTTGGTAACCCATACAAGCAAAGATTCTCTTTCTCTGATTATCATAGAAAAACAAACAATTCTGAGTCAAATTACCACATGAGAGTAAGGATTGGGAAGAAAATCGAGCAAAAGAGAAACCCTAACCAGGGTCGCATTGCTGGTAAAACTCTCCAACATCTGCAAAAGAAAAAGAAAAAATGAGGGAATCAATTAGATCGGAGATGAAAACATCATACAAACAGATCCAAACAAGCTAGAAAACCCGGAAATTATGAATACAAAATTGCGAATACCGGAGGTGAGAGCTTTGACAATGGCGGCTCTACGGCCTTTGAAATCCCTGAAAACTTCTTCGACGGTGCGAGG
The DNA window shown above is from Brassica oleracea var. oleracea cultivar TO1000 chromosome C3, BOL, whole genome shotgun sequence and carries:
- the LOC106334873 gene encoding PHD finger protein ALFIN-LIKE 3, translating into MEGGAGLSNPRTVEEVFRDFKGRRAAIVKALTSDVGEFYQQCDPEKENLCLYGLPNEQWEVNLPAEEVPPELPEPALGINFARDGLSEKEWLSLVAIHSDTWLLSVSFYFGSRFAFDKADRKRLFDMINGVPTIFEVVTGNMKKQTKEKSSAANRNGNLSKSDSKVISSDGKNSKAMQANNEEDGSEEEDEDEHGETLCGACGDGDGTGTDDFWICCDVCEVWFHGKCVKITPARAEHIKQYKCPACSNKRARP